One Leptolyngbya ohadii IS1 genomic window carries:
- a CDS encoding DUF1622 domain-containing protein, whose protein sequence is MSLYLENDSLTALLTPLLMTPTEAEHSAFTLLLENLLLEFAFFLKLILEFIAIMIVAIALIRTLNKYFRHQVRHRPMAQPSIRLELGLSLALSLEFLLAADIVGTAVSPDWQSIAKLAAITGIRTFLNFFLHREVQELQHLPRQISPVDQEPAQSR, encoded by the coding sequence ATGTCCCTTTATCTAGAAAATGATTCGCTGACAGCTCTGCTGACCCCTTTGCTCATGACTCCGACGGAAGCTGAACATAGTGCTTTTACCCTGCTGCTAGAAAATCTCCTGCTGGAGTTCGCCTTTTTTCTGAAACTGATTCTGGAATTCATTGCCATCATGATCGTTGCGATCGCTCTGATCAGAACGCTCAACAAATATTTCCGGCATCAGGTGCGGCACCGCCCGATGGCGCAACCCTCTATTCGTCTGGAACTAGGGCTATCCCTCGCTCTTTCTCTGGAATTTTTGCTTGCCGCTGATATTGTGGGAACGGCTGTTTCTCCAGACTGGCAATCGATCGCAAAGCTGGCAGCAATCACGGGAATTCGGACGTTTCTTAACTTTTTCTTGCATCGTGAAGTCCAGGAACTTCAGCATTTGCCCAGGCAGATATCGCCCGTTGATCAGGAGCCTGCACAGTCGCGTTAG
- a CDS encoding glucose 1-dehydrogenase gives MRGLAGKTALVTGASSGIGQAIAIRLAEEGCNVVINYRRKLEEGQHTEEIALQKAQDSGHNVRSLLVQGDVSKEEDVLRIVNSAIAEFGTLDILVNNAGIQFEAPSHEVPIDRFDQVMMVNLRGAFLCAREVIKHFLSQQRPGVIINVSSVHEIIPRPMYVSYALSKGGMGSLTKTLALEYADRGIRVNSIAPGATVTPINQDWVNDPEKKAVVKSHIPMARPGTSEEMAAAVAFLASGEAAYMTGQTLFIDGGLTLYADFREAWSA, from the coding sequence ATGAGAGGACTGGCTGGTAAAACGGCACTGGTTACGGGGGCAAGCTCCGGAATTGGACAGGCGATCGCCATTCGGCTGGCAGAGGAAGGCTGCAATGTGGTGATCAACTACCGCCGCAAGCTTGAAGAAGGACAGCACACCGAGGAAATTGCCCTGCAAAAGGCGCAGGATTCAGGGCACAACGTTCGATCGCTGCTGGTGCAGGGGGATGTGTCCAAAGAAGAAGATGTGCTGCGAATTGTGAATTCAGCGATCGCTGAGTTTGGCACCCTGGATATTCTGGTCAACAATGCGGGAATTCAGTTTGAGGCTCCCTCCCACGAAGTGCCGATCGATCGATTCGATCAGGTCATGATGGTCAATCTCCGAGGTGCGTTTCTCTGTGCGCGAGAAGTGATCAAGCATTTTCTGTCTCAGCAGCGTCCCGGTGTGATCATCAATGTCTCCAGCGTTCACGAGATCATTCCCCGTCCCATGTACGTGAGCTATGCGCTCAGTAAGGGAGGCATGGGCAGTCTGACGAAAACCCTGGCGCTAGAATACGCCGATCGCGGCATTCGCGTGAATAGTATTGCCCCCGGTGCCACCGTTACGCCGATTAATCAGGACTGGGTGAACGATCCGGAGAAGAAAGCCGTGGTAAAAAGCCATATTCCCATGGCAAGACCCGGAACTTCGGAGGAAATGGCGGCAGCAGTCGCTTTCTTAGCATCGGGAGAAGCAGCCTACATGACGGGACAAACTCTCTTCATTGACGGTGGACTGACCCTGTATGCGGATTTTCGCGAAGCCTGGTCAGCCTGA
- a CDS encoding CAAX protease — MADSLLNLLFELMGGAFSLSQAAFRAIVNLPNGHRFALVVVLAAGLSLGIGQSVILFVNRIKPLRFCLSLLLNAILFAFGFLFLVFSTWLIGLLPGFARVPWGDLVDTLGLSYTPLLFSFLGAMPYLGVPILNLLSVWHLLAMVTGISAIAGVGSANAFTHVVLGWVVLQLLQGTIGQPIAELGRRMSRRVAGVDLVRRRSEVVERVQSGLAIGTPANGAQQADRLDANNREVSEGISKSISEGISAAAVSGSRLSVEPSQPIAEPGLQYGITAQASGAAALQLPSQDTETLGVRLENRVQGIPQIVRLAFILLGMVLLFVLVALLLRPIRLSLFGWYDSLPRFVRWIFDLSWIGIVALVFAGLLAPLETLGWWAGWFGDDLETQAELTVAPSQPSGAATASAALGIDRPDRYVVYLDGVGQSGEAYTPDIEDFLEALQPALPKNMELVRGLMLYSVRNQALVSDRPLAWVWRLADQMRWENPMALLGLMVNVRNAWIVAVSADKRYGPIYNQGIAQVIYNGLIRHGYQPGEGIPITLVGYSGGAQMSVASAPYLRRALEAEIEVISLGGVMSANNNFLKLEHLYHLVGDQDVVERLGPLLFPGRRKWFPLSYWNRAMRKGKISEISLGPMGHQVPGGIMDPNAYLPDGQSHLQKTIAQIRSILKGNFLVNTPPRPRQTSNYERYKQAEFNSYTYYPLAQTVDPQWYQPIAPWMGRLILPQPNERRLVRGVWFEVHHAPAGYESLVGQKVMLRWADHPAVKQWVRAVTHNVHFSVDAQYSSQYGGTIHPDRLNHWQQVGPLESLAGSHPVDDVVVMLVGDVEVGEWMSGRVDEWMSGRVDEWESQGEGQARDEESNSASANLASIASSTHPPIHPSTHPPILSITHTPSEITGRYYGLVQFEAPLAGSDRFQVRHFNRASRQFDGWAEGVRLPAVVLAQCYGSFPSTSEGLERSPLNETGWYIYGAKDATGTFVVQALAPRSLFRLQPDRVVFGRKASYRYIRQESWSKAVEQKGRIASVLCVGRRQTEDIRAAVEEWQVGDRVLVLHVYGGIGGNKKEPAAATPIFFGHFAYGVATVVHDPISDERRFEIQYYQVYTHNTDGINSGTLHWSRYMGDRQFGWAGTRPVCDILVKFDPFTGDYDIDGTRRSPLDNMIRQLEAMTARYRIGDGTGATYVGPANNCSQDANQALFASIRSLSQQIEANQSLLRPWLEQNPDRAMRYEQLLAVKEKLAHQLQPFGSPRSDWETNEFKLGTTLEDDPLRNLWIGLGSWRTLLPRKASDAIVKAFLEQGASVWVLRTNQIGGHDPDIEPIAPMTL, encoded by the coding sequence ATGGCGGATTCGCTGCTAAACCTGCTGTTCGAGTTGATGGGCGGGGCGTTTTCCCTGAGCCAGGCGGCATTTAGAGCGATCGTTAATCTTCCCAACGGGCACAGGTTTGCGCTTGTGGTAGTGCTCGCAGCCGGACTTTCGCTGGGGATCGGGCAGAGCGTAATTCTGTTTGTGAATCGGATCAAGCCGCTGCGGTTTTGCCTGAGTCTGCTGCTCAATGCAATCCTATTTGCCTTTGGTTTTTTGTTTCTGGTGTTTAGTACCTGGCTGATTGGACTCCTGCCCGGATTTGCGCGAGTGCCCTGGGGCGATCTGGTCGATACGCTGGGGTTAAGCTATACGCCGCTGCTGTTCAGCTTTCTGGGAGCCATGCCCTACCTGGGGGTGCCAATTCTCAATTTGCTGTCGGTCTGGCATTTGCTGGCAATGGTAACGGGGATCAGCGCGATCGCTGGCGTGGGCAGTGCTAATGCCTTTACCCATGTGGTACTGGGTTGGGTCGTCCTGCAATTGCTTCAGGGGACGATCGGTCAACCGATTGCGGAACTGGGTCGCAGAATGAGCCGCAGGGTGGCAGGGGTTGATCTGGTGAGGCGGCGATCGGAAGTGGTGGAACGGGTGCAGTCGGGGTTGGCGATCGGAACTCCGGCGAACGGGGCGCAGCAGGCTGACAGGCTGGACGCTAATAATCGCGAGGTTTCTGAAGGGATTTCTAAAAGCATTTCGGAAGGCATTTCTGCGGCAGCAGTTTCTGGAAGTCGATTGTCCGTAGAGCCATCCCAACCGATCGCTGAACCGGGTCTGCAATATGGCATAACGGCTCAAGCCAGCGGTGCGGCGGCACTTCAGCTACCCTCCCAGGATACGGAAACCCTCGGTGTTCGTCTGGAAAATCGGGTTCAGGGTATCCCTCAGATCGTGCGTTTGGCATTCATTTTGCTGGGAATGGTGCTGCTGTTTGTCCTGGTGGCGCTGCTGCTGCGTCCGATTCGGCTGAGTTTGTTTGGCTGGTATGACTCCCTGCCGCGCTTTGTCCGGTGGATCTTTGACCTGAGCTGGATCGGCATTGTAGCGCTGGTCTTTGCCGGATTGCTGGCTCCCCTGGAAACCCTGGGCTGGTGGGCTGGCTGGTTTGGCGACGATCTGGAGACTCAGGCGGAATTAACTGTGGCTCCGTCTCAGCCATCGGGGGCAGCTACCGCTTCTGCTGCGTTGGGAATCGATCGTCCCGATCGCTATGTTGTGTATCTCGATGGGGTGGGGCAGTCCGGCGAAGCATATACCCCCGACATTGAGGATTTTCTGGAGGCACTTCAGCCTGCCCTACCGAAGAATATGGAACTGGTGCGGGGACTGATGCTGTATTCCGTCCGCAATCAGGCGCTGGTGTCCGATCGTCCTTTAGCCTGGGTGTGGCGACTGGCAGACCAGATGCGCTGGGAAAACCCGATGGCGCTGCTGGGCTTGATGGTGAATGTAAGAAATGCCTGGATCGTGGCAGTCTCAGCCGATAAGCGGTACGGACCGATTTACAACCAGGGCATCGCGCAGGTAATCTACAACGGCTTGATTCGGCATGGCTACCAGCCCGGCGAAGGTATCCCGATTACGCTGGTGGGCTATAGCGGTGGTGCCCAGATGTCCGTGGCGTCGGCTCCCTATTTACGAAGGGCACTGGAAGCGGAAATTGAAGTGATTTCCCTGGGCGGCGTGATGAGCGCCAACAATAATTTCTTGAAGCTGGAGCATCTTTACCATCTGGTCGGGGATCAGGATGTGGTCGAGCGGCTGGGTCCGCTGCTGTTTCCGGGCAGGCGCAAATGGTTTCCCCTGTCCTACTGGAATCGGGCAATGCGGAAGGGCAAAATCAGCGAAATTTCCCTGGGTCCGATGGGGCATCAGGTTCCGGGCGGCATCATGGACCCGAATGCCTACCTGCCAGACGGACAGAGCCACCTGCAAAAGACGATCGCCCAGATTCGCTCCATCCTGAAGGGCAATTTCCTCGTCAATACCCCCCCGCGTCCCCGGCAAACCAGCAACTACGAACGCTACAAACAAGCCGAATTTAACAGCTACACCTACTATCCCCTCGCTCAAACCGTCGATCCGCAATGGTATCAGCCGATCGCTCCCTGGATGGGTCGTTTAATCCTGCCCCAGCCAAACGAACGGCGCTTGGTGCGAGGAGTCTGGTTTGAGGTGCATCACGCTCCTGCGGGCTACGAATCCCTGGTAGGACAGAAGGTGATGCTGCGCTGGGCAGATCATCCCGCCGTTAAGCAATGGGTTCGCGCCGTCACCCACAACGTGCATTTCAGCGTCGATGCCCAATATTCCAGCCAGTACGGTGGCACCATTCACCCCGATCGCCTCAACCACTGGCAGCAGGTCGGTCCGCTGGAATCGCTGGCAGGCTCGCATCCGGTGGATGATGTGGTGGTGATGCTGGTGGGGGATGTGGAGGTAGGGGAGTGGATGAGTGGGAGGGTGGATGAGTGGATGAGTGGGAGAGTGGATGAGTGGGAGAGTCAGGGAGAAGGTCAGGCTCGCGATGAAGAATCGAATTCTGCCTCTGCTAATCTTGCTTCTATTGCCTCATCCACCCATCCACCCATCCACCCATCCACCCATCCACCCATTCTCTCCATCACCCACACTCCTTCCGAAATCACTGGACGCTACTACGGCTTGGTGCAGTTTGAAGCTCCCCTGGCGGGGTCGGATCGATTCCAGGTGCGGCATTTCAATCGGGCTTCCCGGCAGTTTGATGGCTGGGCGGAGGGCGTCCGGCTGCCTGCGGTTGTGCTTGCCCAGTGCTATGGCAGTTTTCCGTCTACGTCGGAGGGGCTGGAACGATCGCCCCTGAATGAAACCGGATGGTATATCTATGGCGCGAAGGATGCGACGGGAACTTTTGTTGTGCAGGCGCTTGCACCCCGATCGCTGTTTCGACTTCAGCCCGATCGAGTGGTGTTTGGCAGGAAGGCGTCCTATCGCTATATTCGGCAGGAATCCTGGTCTAAGGCAGTGGAGCAGAAGGGCAGAATTGCTTCGGTGCTGTGTGTGGGGCGGCGGCAGACGGAGGATATTCGAGCCGCAGTTGAGGAATGGCAGGTTGGGGATCGGGTGCTGGTGCTGCACGTCTATGGCGGCATTGGGGGCAATAAGAAAGAGCCTGCGGCGGCAACTCCGATTTTCTTTGGTCATTTTGCCTATGGCGTCGCGACGGTGGTTCACGATCCGATCAGCGATGAGCGGCGATTTGAAATTCAGTACTATCAGGTCTACACGCACAACACGGACGGCATTAATTCTGGGACGCTGCACTGGTCGCGCTATATGGGCGATCGTCAGTTTGGCTGGGCGGGAACTCGTCCGGTCTGCGATATTCTGGTCAAGTTTGATCCGTTTACGGGAGACTATGACATTGACGGAACTCGCCGATCGCCGCTAGATAATATGATTCGCCAGCTTGAAGCCATGACTGCCCGCTATCGGATTGGAGACGGTACGGGGGCAACCTATGTGGGTCCGGCAAATAACTGTTCTCAGGATGCAAACCAGGCGCTATTTGCCAGTATTCGATCGCTGTCTCAGCAGATTGAAGCCAATCAATCGCTCCTCCGTCCCTGGCTGGAGCAAAATCCCGATCGGGCAATGCGCTATGAGCAGCTTTTAGCCGTCAAGGAGAAGCTAGCCCATCAGTTGCAGCCCTTTGGCTCTCCTCGATCGGACTGGGAAACCAATGAGTTTAAGCTGGGGACAACGCTGGAGGATGATCCGCTGAGAAATCTGTGGATCGGTTTGGGAAGCTGGCGAACCCTCCTGCCGCGTAAAGCCAGTGACGCGATCGTGAAAGCGTTTTTGGAGCAGGGAGCATCGGTCTGGGTACTGCGAACGAATCAGATCGGGGGACATGATCCGGATATTGAGCCGATCGCACCAATGACGCTCTAA
- a CDS encoding response regulator → MTRRILIIDDDTFIRDVTQVTLSKVAGWSAITAGSGLEGLEQAKQNNLDAILLDVSMPGMDGFAVFEELQADPKTRSIPVILLTAKAIPADTTPLTQMGLAGVIVKPFDPLEVCHQISKLLHWEVD, encoded by the coding sequence ATGACCAGGCGAATTCTCATCATTGATGACGACACCTTTATCCGCGATGTTACTCAAGTCACGCTCTCCAAAGTGGCGGGCTGGTCAGCCATTACTGCCGGATCGGGGCTAGAAGGGTTAGAACAGGCAAAGCAGAACAATCTAGATGCTATTTTGCTGGATGTCTCGATGCCTGGGATGGACGGTTTTGCTGTGTTTGAAGAATTGCAGGCTGATCCCAAAACGCGATCGATTCCCGTTATTTTGCTGACGGCAAAAGCAATTCCCGCTGATACGACACCGTTAACTCAGATGGGTTTGGCGGGGGTGATTGTAAAGCCCTTCGATCCGTTAGAGGTTTGCCATCAGATTTCTAAGCTGCTGCACTGGGAAGTTGATTAG
- a CDS encoding response regulator transcription factor: MKVLLVEDDPLAGKLLSATLTNHRYTVDLATDGQQGFELADQFNYDLILLDVQLPKLDGIHLCQKLRARGCSTPILMLTACDSNEGVIQGLDAGADDYVIKPCDPEQLAARMRSLLRRREKQVTSPYLQWGDLTLNLLSAEVTYREETVALTAKEYGLLELFLRHPQRVFSRSALLDLL; encoded by the coding sequence ATGAAAGTTTTGTTGGTGGAAGACGATCCGTTAGCGGGAAAGCTCCTTTCTGCAACGCTGACGAACCATCGCTATACGGTAGATCTGGCAACCGATGGTCAACAGGGATTTGAACTGGCAGATCAGTTCAACTACGATTTGATCCTGCTGGATGTGCAGCTTCCGAAGCTGGATGGCATTCATCTGTGCCAGAAACTCCGCGCTAGGGGCTGTTCGACACCAATTCTGATGCTGACTGCCTGTGATTCCAATGAGGGTGTGATCCAGGGGTTGGATGCGGGGGCAGATGATTACGTGATTAAGCCCTGCGATCCAGAACAGCTGGCTGCCCGGATGCGATCGCTTTTGCGGCGGCGAGAAAAACAGGTGACTTCCCCCTACTTGCAGTGGGGCGATCTGACGCTCAATCTCCTTTCCGCAGAAGTGACCTACCGGGAAGAAACCGTTGCTCTGACCGCCAAGGAATATGGGCTGCTGGAACTCTTTTTGCGGCATCCCCAACGCGTTTTCAGTCGAAGTGCGCTGCTCGATTTACTATAG
- a CDS encoding MGH1-like glycoside hydrolase domain-containing protein yields the protein MTAEDSRLNQNRTGEVDWYKWGPYLSERQWGTVREDYSADGNAWNYFPHDHARSRAYRWGEDGLAGITDNHNLLCFALALWNGNDPILKERLFGLTNGEGNHGEDVKEYYFYLDSTPTHSYMKYLYKYPQAAFPYNDLVDTNRNRNRYEPEYELLDTGIFDDDRYFDVFVEYAKADSEDVLIKISIANRGPEAAPIHVLPTLWFRNTWSWANGGAKPFMTRIEGTGNSVVQAHISDTLLDQYIKDYFFYCDGVAPLLFVENETNNERLFGTTNDSPYVKDGINSYIVQGKKEAVNPHHGGTKVSPHYELTIASGETKVIRLRLTKYTPEQMGDPFGIGFEQTFATRLKEADEFYNTVIPPAIQADADRANVMRQALAGMMWTKQYFYYDLDQWLRERGITPWTPVDERRHIRNSDWFHMLNDDIVSMPDKWEYPWYAAWDLAFHVVPISLIDPDFAKHQLMLMLREDYLHPNGQIPAYEWNFGDVNPPVHAWATWEIYVRDRERNSGKGDVEFLKYAFSKLLINFTWWVNRKDEGGNNIFQGGFLGLDNIGVFDRSSPLPTGGYLDQADGTSWMVFFSQRMFQIAIELALHDSLYEDFAVKFFEHTMWIAGAMDRIGNNHDELWDEEDGFFYDVLHFPDGHSTRLKVRSLVGLLSLMAVSVFPKEAFDKLPHFKEAAQKFIMQHPELTHNIHLPNQYGVRDRLMLSILNENKLRRVLRYLLDESEFLSDYGIRSLSRHHLENPYIFHYQGQEYKVGYVPGDSTSGMFGGNSNWRGPIWMPVNLLLLRALLLLYSYYGNDFTVEYPTGSGQQKNLFEITRCISERIVDIFLKDESGRRPVYGTAEKFQTDPYWRDLILFYEYFNGDTGAGIGASHQTGWTGCIARVIQVLGYLTPEALLNTITPGELARYRAQ from the coding sequence ATGACCGCAGAAGACAGTCGCCTGAATCAAAACCGCACGGGTGAAGTGGATTGGTATAAGTGGGGTCCGTATCTGAGTGAGCGGCAGTGGGGCACGGTGCGAGAGGACTACTCAGCCGACGGCAATGCCTGGAACTACTTTCCCCATGACCATGCCCGATCGCGGGCGTACCGCTGGGGGGAGGACGGTCTGGCTGGCATTACGGATAACCATAACCTGCTCTGCTTTGCGCTAGCGCTGTGGAACGGCAACGATCCAATTTTGAAGGAGCGACTGTTTGGACTGACGAACGGGGAAGGGAATCACGGCGAGGATGTGAAGGAGTATTACTTCTATCTGGACAGTACGCCGACCCATTCCTACATGAAGTATCTCTATAAATATCCCCAGGCGGCATTTCCCTACAATGATCTGGTGGATACCAATCGGAATCGGAATCGGTATGAGCCGGAGTATGAATTACTGGATACGGGTATCTTTGACGACGATCGCTACTTTGATGTCTTTGTAGAATACGCCAAAGCAGACAGCGAGGATGTTTTAATTAAAATCAGCATTGCCAATCGCGGTCCAGAGGCAGCCCCGATTCACGTCTTGCCGACCCTGTGGTTTCGTAACACCTGGTCCTGGGCAAACGGCGGCGCAAAGCCTTTCATGACGCGGATTGAAGGCACCGGGAATAGCGTCGTTCAGGCTCATATTTCCGATACGCTCCTGGATCAGTACATTAAAGACTATTTCTTTTACTGCGATGGGGTGGCTCCGCTGCTGTTTGTTGAAAATGAAACGAACAACGAGCGGCTGTTTGGTACGACCAACGATAGCCCCTATGTAAAGGACGGCATTAATAGCTACATTGTGCAGGGCAAAAAGGAAGCCGTTAACCCCCACCACGGCGGCACCAAAGTTTCGCCCCACTATGAATTGACGATCGCTTCAGGGGAAACAAAAGTGATTCGTCTGCGGCTGACGAAATATACGCCGGAGCAAATGGGCGATCCCTTTGGCATTGGCTTTGAGCAGACCTTTGCCACCCGGTTGAAGGAAGCGGATGAGTTTTACAACACGGTCATTCCCCCTGCTATTCAGGCAGATGCCGATCGCGCGAATGTGATGCGTCAGGCACTGGCAGGCATGATGTGGACAAAGCAATATTTCTACTACGACCTGGATCAGTGGTTGCGGGAGCGCGGCATAACGCCCTGGACGCCTGTGGATGAGCGGCGGCATATCCGCAATAGCGACTGGTTCCATATGCTGAATGACGATATTGTATCGATGCCGGACAAGTGGGAGTATCCCTGGTATGCGGCGTGGGATCTGGCGTTTCATGTGGTGCCGATTAGTTTAATTGACCCAGATTTTGCCAAACACCAGCTGATGCTGATGCTGCGGGAGGATTATCTCCATCCCAACGGTCAGATTCCGGCGTATGAGTGGAACTTTGGCGATGTGAATCCGCCTGTCCATGCCTGGGCAACCTGGGAAATCTATGTGCGCGATCGCGAACGAAACAGCGGCAAAGGCGATGTCGAATTTCTCAAATACGCTTTTTCCAAACTGCTGATTAACTTTACCTGGTGGGTTAACCGCAAGGATGAGGGCGGCAATAATATCTTTCAGGGTGGCTTCCTGGGACTGGACAACATTGGTGTATTCGATCGCAGTTCGCCCTTGCCCACAGGCGGTTATTTAGACCAGGCGGATGGGACATCCTGGATGGTGTTCTTTAGTCAGCGGATGTTCCAGATTGCGATCGAACTGGCGCTGCACGATTCGCTGTACGAGGACTTTGCGGTCAAGTTCTTTGAACATACGATGTGGATCGCAGGCGCAATGGATCGGATTGGCAACAACCACGATGAGCTGTGGGATGAGGAAGATGGCTTCTTCTACGATGTGCTGCACTTCCCGGACGGTCACTCCACCCGGCTCAAGGTGCGATCGCTGGTCGGTCTACTCTCGCTAATGGCGGTTTCTGTCTTTCCTAAGGAAGCCTTTGATAAGCTGCCCCACTTCAAGGAGGCGGCGCAAAAGTTTATCATGCAGCATCCGGAACTGACCCACAATATCCATTTGCCTAACCAGTATGGCGTGCGCGATCGGCTAATGCTGTCGATTCTGAACGAGAACAAATTGCGGCGGGTGCTGCGCTATCTGCTGGATGAGTCGGAGTTCCTGAGCGATTACGGTATCCGCTCTCTGTCGCGCCATCACCTGGAAAATCCCTATATTTTCCACTACCAGGGGCAGGAGTATAAGGTGGGCTACGTTCCTGGCGATTCGACCTCTGGCATGTTTGGCGGGAACTCGAACTGGCGCGGACCTATCTGGATGCCTGTGAATCTGCTGTTGCTGAGGGCGCTGCTGCTGCTCTATAGCTACTACGGCAATGATTTTACGGTGGAATATCCCACGGGTTCCGGACAGCAGAAAAATCTGTTTGAGATTACCCGCTGCATTAGCGAACGAATTGTGGATATTTTCCTCAAGGATGAATCGGGTCGTCGTCCGGTTTATGGCACTGCGGAAAAGTTCCAGACCGACCCCTACTGGCGGGATCTGATCCTGTTCTACGAATATTTCAACGGAGACACGGGAGCCGGGATCGGAGCCAGCCACCAGACCGGATGGACAGGCTGTATTGCCCGTGTGATTCAGGTTTTGGGCTACCTCACACCAGAAGCCCTGCTGAATACCATTACGCCCGGAGAATTGGCAAGATATCGCGCTCAGTGA
- a CDS encoding response regulator, producing MTNLVKDLRRKLRSAGIQDEVIETLYGLGYRLKALPSPEESEQEGKKASRSKKILREDTPNESPKDVQQDEDSGLDAIAQRFRSTLGERLTYLDAALEALQRQQIEPQQRQQAQEEAHQLAGTLGFFGYGERADLMRSIEQVLQQGGTVPESKRIFQLRGALKQFASGTELVEQSSQSRQQRWMPVSSGASLSWEPRWGNLVAGKVAIVDDDALALAAIQQILQPWGFQVMGFTDPEQFWQQLPTLQVDLVLLDLLMPRLGGIELCQRIRQHPTCGDLPVLIVTAHPDEISIRQLFAAGADDFVSKPVVGPELVTRVSSRLQRRDNLHP from the coding sequence GTGACGAATTTGGTGAAGGATTTGCGGCGAAAGCTACGATCGGCTGGCATTCAGGATGAGGTGATTGAAACGCTGTATGGTCTGGGCTATCGGCTGAAGGCGTTACCGTCGCCGGAGGAGTCTGAGCAGGAGGGCAAAAAGGCAAGCCGCAGCAAAAAAATACTGCGGGAGGATACCCCGAACGAAAGTCCGAAGGATGTCCAGCAGGATGAGGATAGCGGGCTAGATGCGATCGCTCAAAGGTTTCGCAGTACGCTTGGAGAACGGCTGACCTATCTGGATGCAGCTCTGGAAGCCCTACAGCGGCAGCAAATTGAACCGCAACAGCGACAGCAGGCTCAGGAGGAAGCCCATCAGTTAGCCGGAACCCTGGGCTTCTTTGGCTATGGAGAACGGGCAGACCTGATGCGATCAATCGAGCAGGTGTTGCAGCAGGGGGGAACTGTGCCGGAGTCCAAGCGCATTTTTCAGCTTCGGGGGGCGTTGAAGCAGTTTGCGTCTGGAACCGAATTGGTAGAGCAGAGCAGTCAGTCTCGTCAGCAGCGTTGGATGCCAGTCTCCTCAGGGGCATCGCTGAGTTGGGAGCCGCGCTGGGGCAATCTGGTGGCAGGCAAGGTGGCGATCGTGGACGATGATGCGCTCGCTCTGGCTGCAATCCAACAAATCCTCCAGCCCTGGGGATTTCAGGTCATGGGATTTACCGATCCGGAGCAGTTCTGGCAACAGTTGCCCACGCTTCAGGTCGATCTGGTGCTGCTGGATCTGCTGATGCCTCGGCTGGGCGGAATCGAACTCTGCCAGCGGATTCGTCAACATCCTACCTGTGGCGATCTGCCTGTGCTGATTGTGACGGCTCATCCAGATGAAATTTCAATTCGGCAACTGTTTGCGGCGGGAGCCGATGATTTTGTCAGTAAGCCAGTTGTGGGTCCAGAGTTGGTGACGCGGGTTAGCAGTCGTCTTCAGCGGCGAGACAATTTACACCCATAG